A part of Acidimicrobiia bacterium genomic DNA contains:
- a CDS encoding CBS domain-containing protein, which yields MRVVDLMTTDVITVGVGTPINEAARLMFRHRVSGLPVVDEAGRVVGIITEADFLRLEVARDTADTVPPVENVGQVANRGVVTIDSDASLAEAARIMVVHDVKRLPVVDGEGRMVGIISRLDVVAAFTRPDEIIEDEIREDLLRRVLFVDPDDIDVSVADGIVTFSGQIGTRNEARLLEELARRLDGVVRVENDLGWRVDDGA from the coding sequence ATGCGCGTCGTCGACCTGATGACAACAGACGTGATCACGGTGGGTGTCGGGACGCCGATCAACGAGGCGGCCCGGCTCATGTTCCGCCACCGCGTCAGCGGCTTGCCGGTGGTCGACGAGGCAGGTCGTGTCGTCGGGATCATCACGGAGGCCGATTTCCTGCGGCTCGAGGTGGCCCGCGACACTGCCGACACCGTCCCGCCCGTCGAGAACGTCGGCCAGGTGGCCAACCGGGGGGTCGTGACGATCGACTCGGACGCCTCGCTCGCGGAGGCGGCGCGCATCATGGTGGTCCACGACGTGAAGCGGCTCCCGGTCGTCGACGGCGAGGGCAGGATGGTCGGGATCATCTCCAGACTCGACGTCGTCGCCGCCTTCACCCGCCCCGACGAGATCATCGAGGACGAGATCCGTGAGGATCTGCTGCGGCGCGTCCTCTTCGTCGACCCCGACGACATCGACGTGTCCGTGGCCGACGGGATCGTCACGTTCTCCGGGCAGATCGGCACCCGCAACGAGGCGAGGCTCCTCGAGGAGCTCGCCCGACGCCTCGACGGCGTCGTCAGGGTGGAGAACGACCTCGGATGGCGAGTCGACGACGGCGCTTGA
- the boxC gene encoding 2,3-epoxybenzoyl-CoA dihydrolase: protein MIDFQTRPDVYRHWRLHFDGPVAFLDMDVDPDGALDDGYQLKLNSYDLGVDIELADAVQRLRFEHPEVGAVVIGSTKDRVFCAGANIGMLAGAPHPLKVNFCKFTNETRVAIEEASEHSGQRYLAAINGTAAGGGYELALATDHIMLVDDGSASVALPEVPLLGVLPGTGGLTRLVDKRHVRRDRADVFCTVEEGVKGSRALQWRLVDELVPGSRFAETVAERGRQVADRSGRPRDVPGVELKPLDRTFEGDVVRYSAVDVAIDRAGRVADVTIHGPDDAAPADPAEAARRGADWWALRAARELDDAVLHLRVNELEIGTLVVRTDGDADLVTAHDAFMTLHGDDWFVNEVTLLWRRALKRLDLTSRSIITLVEPGSCFAGVVAELVLLADRAYMLDGPRAGGTEEAGLMLTESNAGLLPMSNGLSRLEARFWGDPAGLEAAASAVGKRLAAAVAADLGLVTDAMDELDWEDELRVIIEERASFSPDGLTGMEANLRFPGPETLETKIFGRLTAWQNWVFQRPNASGESGALRRYGTGIRPDFDKRRV from the coding sequence ATGATCGACTTCCAGACGCGCCCCGACGTGTACCGGCATTGGCGCCTCCACTTCGATGGTCCGGTTGCGTTCCTCGACATGGATGTCGACCCGGATGGAGCGCTCGACGACGGTTACCAGCTCAAGCTCAACTCGTACGACCTGGGGGTCGACATCGAGTTGGCGGACGCAGTGCAGCGACTCCGGTTCGAGCATCCGGAGGTCGGGGCCGTGGTGATCGGCTCGACGAAGGACCGGGTCTTCTGCGCCGGCGCCAACATCGGGATGCTCGCCGGCGCTCCGCACCCTCTCAAGGTCAACTTCTGCAAGTTCACGAACGAGACGCGCGTCGCCATCGAGGAGGCGTCCGAACACTCGGGCCAGCGCTATCTGGCGGCGATCAACGGGACCGCGGCGGGCGGGGGCTACGAGCTCGCCCTGGCGACGGATCACATCATGCTCGTCGACGACGGGAGCGCCTCCGTGGCGCTCCCAGAGGTACCCCTGCTCGGGGTCCTGCCGGGAACCGGGGGGCTGACGCGCCTCGTCGACAAGCGTCACGTCCGCCGTGACAGGGCAGACGTCTTCTGCACGGTCGAGGAGGGCGTGAAGGGTTCCCGGGCGCTGCAGTGGAGGCTCGTCGACGAGCTCGTGCCCGGCTCGCGTTTCGCCGAGACCGTCGCCGAGCGGGGGCGCCAGGTGGCGGATCGATCCGGTCGGCCGCGGGACGTCCCCGGCGTGGAGCTGAAGCCCCTCGACCGCACCTTCGAGGGGGACGTCGTGCGCTACAGCGCCGTCGACGTTGCGATCGATCGGGCCGGGCGCGTCGCCGATGTGACGATCCACGGCCCGGACGACGCCGCCCCAGCCGACCCGGCGGAGGCGGCGCGTCGCGGGGCCGACTGGTGGGCGTTGCGGGCCGCCCGCGAGCTCGACGACGCCGTGCTGCATCTGAGAGTGAACGAGCTCGAGATCGGGACACTCGTCGTGAGGACGGACGGCGACGCCGACTTGGTCACGGCTCACGATGCCTTCATGACACTTCACGGCGATGACTGGTTCGTGAACGAGGTGACGTTGTTGTGGCGCAGGGCCTTGAAACGCCTCGATCTGACGTCGCGCTCCATCATCACCCTCGTCGAGCCGGGGAGCTGTTTCGCGGGCGTCGTCGCCGAGCTGGTGCTCCTGGCCGACCGCGCCTACATGCTCGATGGTCCCCGCGCCGGCGGGACGGAGGAGGCCGGGTTGATGCTCACCGAATCGAACGCCGGCTTGCTCCCGATGTCGAACGGCCTGTCTCGTCTCGAGGCACGGTTCTGGGGTGATCCCGCCGGGCTCGAGGCGGCAGCGAGCGCCGTCGGCAAGCGCCTCGCCGCCGCCGTCGCGGCGGACCTGGGGCTCGTCACCGACGCCATGGATGAGCTCGACTGGGAAGACGAGCTTCGGGTGATCATCGAGGAGAGAGCCAGTTTCTCGCCGGACGGGCTCACCGGTATGGAGGCCAACCTGCGGTTTCCCGGTCCCGAGACCCTGGAGACGAAGATCTTCGGCCGGCTGACGGCGTGGCAGAACTGGGTCTTCCAGCGTCCCAATGCCTCAGGCGAAAGCGGAGCGCTGCGACGCTACGGGACCGGGATCCGGCCGGACTTCGACAAGAGGAGGGTTTGA
- the boxB gene encoding benzoyl-CoA 2,3-epoxidase subunit BoxB, whose translation MTSHAVDYDTRIPNNVGLAHDPKLLRALEQWHPGYLDWWMSMGPEGFQAADVFLRTAVSVENDGWAKFSYVKMPDYRWGILLAPPVDGRVIPCGEHVGEPAWQEVPGEYRAMLRRLIVIQGDTEPASVEQQRHLGATAPSLYDMRNLFQVNVEEGRHLWAMVYLLQKYFGRDGREEAHELLARQSGSAEKPRMLGAFNEETPDWLSFFMFTFFTDRDGKMQLEALAQSGFDPLSRTCRFMLAEEAHHMFVGYTGVKRIVEATAQAMADAGIDDPYDIEAVRSLGVIDLPTIQRKTNLHFSLTLDLFGSEESTNAANFFNAGIKGRYHEDRLDDDHQLRGATYPVMRLVDGELRNVDVPALNGLNARLRDDFIDDCQGGVTRWNREIAGRGIDFEITLPHVAFNRAIGELADVAATPDGRVIEEEELAARKHDWLPSTEDKTFIESLMHPRFEPGEFARWIAPPSRGIQNKPIDYLYVKLP comes from the coding sequence ATGACGTCTCATGCGGTCGACTACGACACGCGGATCCCGAACAACGTCGGTCTGGCCCACGACCCCAAGCTGCTGCGCGCCCTCGAGCAGTGGCACCCCGGCTACCTTGACTGGTGGATGTCGATGGGCCCCGAGGGCTTCCAGGCGGCCGACGTGTTCCTGCGGACCGCCGTGAGCGTCGAGAACGACGGTTGGGCGAAGTTCTCGTACGTGAAGATGCCCGACTATCGATGGGGAATCCTCCTCGCCCCGCCCGTCGACGGCCGGGTGATCCCTTGCGGCGAGCACGTCGGCGAGCCGGCGTGGCAGGAGGTCCCCGGCGAGTACAGGGCGATGCTGCGCAGGCTCATCGTCATCCAGGGCGACACCGAGCCTGCCTCGGTCGAGCAGCAGCGCCATCTCGGGGCGACCGCCCCCTCGCTCTACGACATGCGAAACCTGTTCCAGGTGAACGTCGAGGAGGGCAGGCACCTGTGGGCGATGGTGTATCTCCTCCAGAAGTACTTCGGCAGGGACGGGCGTGAGGAAGCGCACGAGCTCCTCGCCAGGCAGTCCGGCAGCGCCGAGAAGCCGAGGATGCTCGGGGCATTCAACGAGGAGACCCCGGACTGGCTCTCGTTCTTCATGTTCACGTTCTTCACGGACCGCGACGGGAAGATGCAGCTCGAGGCGCTCGCCCAGTCCGGCTTCGACCCGCTCTCCCGAACCTGCCGTTTCATGCTCGCCGAAGAGGCTCACCACATGTTCGTCGGCTACACCGGCGTGAAGAGGATCGTGGAAGCGACGGCACAGGCGATGGCCGACGCCGGCATCGACGACCCGTACGACATCGAGGCAGTCCGCAGCCTCGGGGTGATCGACCTGCCGACCATCCAGCGAAAGACGAACCTGCACTTCTCGCTCACCCTCGACCTGTTCGGCTCCGAGGAGTCGACCAATGCCGCCAACTTCTTCAACGCAGGGATCAAGGGCCGGTACCACGAGGACAGGCTCGACGACGACCACCAGCTGCGCGGCGCCACGTATCCGGTGATGAGGCTCGTCGACGGGGAACTGCGCAACGTGGACGTCCCTGCCCTCAACGGGTTGAACGCCAGACTGCGCGACGACTTCATCGACGACTGCCAAGGGGGCGTCACCAGATGGAACAGGGAGATCGCCGGGCGCGGCATCGACTTCGAGATCACGCTGCCGCACGTTGCCTTCAACAGGGCGATCGGCGAGCTGGCGGACGTCGCCGCCACCCCGGACGGCCGGGTGATCGAAGAAGAGGAGCTGGCGGCGAGGAAGCATGATTGGCTGCCCAGCACGGAGGACAAGACCTTCATCGAGAGCCTGATGCATCCCCGATTCGAACCGGGCGAGTTCGCACGCTGGATCGCCCCGCCCTCGCGCGGCATCCAGAACAAGCCCATCGACTACCTCTACGTGAAGCTGCCGTGA
- a CDS encoding TetR/AcrR family transcriptional regulator, which translates to MIHEAPVQRHPGGRRAEITRAAYRVMARSGVHRASLNMVAREAGVSKALLLYHFGTKDNLVLAALQWVLAATASRIRASMEGATDGRDAISRLLDAVWVGPEQNRDFFRFYLDGVEHQTRLANFEWLGATARETINGHYREVIEAGAAAGVFSVDDVAAAATQMRAVIEGMFLQWLQSVEWATNHDAYRDECRRAVLVLLRAA; encoded by the coding sequence GTGATCCACGAGGCGCCGGTCCAACGGCACCCGGGCGGCCGGAGGGCGGAGATCACACGAGCCGCCTACCGGGTGATGGCCAGGAGCGGCGTCCATCGGGCTTCCCTGAACATGGTCGCCAGGGAGGCCGGGGTCTCGAAGGCGTTGCTGCTCTACCACTTCGGGACGAAGGACAACCTGGTCTTGGCGGCGTTGCAGTGGGTCCTGGCGGCCACCGCATCGCGCATCCGCGCCTCGATGGAGGGAGCGACCGACGGCCGCGACGCCATCTCGCGCCTCCTCGACGCCGTCTGGGTGGGGCCCGAGCAGAACCGCGACTTCTTCCGGTTCTACTTGGACGGCGTCGAGCACCAGACGCGCCTGGCGAACTTCGAGTGGCTCGGCGCCACTGCCCGCGAGACGATCAACGGCCATTACCGCGAGGTCATCGAGGCAGGGGCAGCCGCCGGGGTGTTCTCCGTGGACGACGTTGCCGCAGCGGCGACCCAGATGCGGGCGGTGATCGAGGGCATGTTCCTGCAGTGGCTCCAATCCGTCGAGTGGGCCACGAACCATGACGCCTATCGCGACGAATGCCGGCGGGCGGTGCTCGTGCTGCTCCGGGCCGCCTGA
- a CDS encoding thioesterase family protein: protein MKPSTTIRRRVEWMDTDAAGIWHYSTVIRLAEAAEADLHGRLGIKQVTFGATPRAHIEFDFESPLEFDDEVDVTLSVAALGTSSITYDVAVAGPAGPVATGRIVTVFIDGETKRPAPLPDDVRRALEGT from the coding sequence GTGAAGCCGTCGACCACGATCCGGCGCCGTGTCGAGTGGATGGACACCGACGCAGCAGGCATCTGGCACTACTCGACGGTGATCAGGCTCGCGGAGGCCGCCGAGGCAGATCTCCACGGGCGCCTCGGGATCAAGCAAGTCACCTTCGGGGCAACGCCTCGTGCCCACATCGAGTTCGACTTCGAGAGCCCGCTCGAGTTCGACGACGAGGTGGACGTCACCCTCAGCGTGGCCGCGCTCGGGACGAGCTCCATCACATACGACGTCGCCGTCGCCGGGCCGGCGGGACCTGTCGCCACGGGTCGCATCGTCACCGTGTTCATCGACGGCGAGACGAAGCGCCCGGCACCCTTGCCGGATGACGTCAGGCGCGCTCTCGAGGGGACCTGA
- a CDS encoding alpha/beta hydrolase, with translation MAQDMPGENVTVDGRSLEVRRLGAGWAGATPLVFLHEGLGSVELWREFPGMLSDATRRPAIVYSRAGYGWSDPVEAPRPLDFMDHEALVVLPKLLARFGIVAPWLVGHSDGASIGLIHAGSGHPVSGLVLIAPHVLVEDVTIAGIEEASRRFEEGALAERMLRYHRDPVATFTSWRDVWLSPGFRAWNIEGHLSAIRGPVLAVQGADDEFGTALQIRAIERGIAGDVDTLILPGCGHSPHLAQPAAVVGAVAEFVMRRRA, from the coding sequence GTGGCGCAGGACATGCCAGGCGAGAACGTCACCGTCGACGGCAGGTCGCTCGAGGTTCGGCGGCTCGGGGCCGGATGGGCCGGCGCCACACCGCTCGTGTTCCTCCATGAGGGTCTGGGGAGCGTCGAGCTGTGGCGCGAATTCCCGGGCATGCTGTCGGACGCCACCCGGCGGCCCGCCATCGTCTACAGCCGCGCCGGGTACGGCTGGTCGGATCCCGTCGAAGCGCCGCGCCCGCTCGACTTCATGGATCACGAGGCGCTCGTCGTCCTGCCAAAGCTGCTGGCCCGCTTCGGCATCGTCGCCCCGTGGCTCGTCGGTCACTCCGACGGCGCCTCGATCGGTCTGATCCACGCCGGTTCGGGTCACCCGGTGTCCGGCCTCGTGCTCATCGCCCCGCACGTGCTCGTCGAGGACGTCACGATCGCCGGTATCGAGGAGGCGTCGCGGCGTTTCGAGGAGGGCGCGCTGGCCGAGCGGATGCTCCGTTACCACCGAGATCCCGTTGCCACCTTCACCTCGTGGCGGGACGTGTGGCTCAGCCCCGGGTTCCGCGCCTGGAACATCGAAGGGCACCTATCCGCCATCCGCGGCCCCGTCCTCGCCGTGCAGGGCGCAGACGACGAGTTCGGGACGGCTTTGCAGATCAGGGCGATCGAGCGCGGGATCGCCGGCGACGTCGATACCCTGATCCTCCCCGGTTGCGGCCACTCGCCGCACCTGGCCCAGCCGGCCGCCGTCGTGGGTGCGGTCGCCGAGTTCGTCATGAGGAGGAGAGCGTGA
- a CDS encoding benzoate-CoA ligase family protein, whose product MQTGSNTSTLIDGWLDAGWADRTVLVTAEDEAWTAERLHAAVCRVGRRLASAGIGRGDRILLVLDDTPAFPSVFLGAMRIGAVPVPVNFLARPDDFGYFLDDSAAKLAVVDGAFLEKVTPQLAGRPGVRLAVANGPGDWSVDDWIASGDSELDPADSEDSDQAFWLYSSGSTGNPKGVVHTHGDIAATCKLYAEPVLGIGPDDVTFSTTKMFHAYGLGNNLSFPLWSGATAVYLTGRPTSDRILERVASQRPTLFFTVPALYNALLADPGFGDVDWGSVRLGVSAAEPLPPEIWRRFHDRTGIEILDGVGSTEMLHIYCSNRAGAVRTGTSGTAVAGYDIEVRDPDGRPCQAGEAGEMWVRGPSALSSYWNQPQRTAAKIRNGWFASGDRYHMDEDGFCTYEGRVDDMMKVGGLWVSPIEIENRLMEHPAVREAAVVGVEIDHLSRIKAVLIPAEPPAADDLVPELQEWCKAGLQRYQYPHVVEFVDDFPRTATGKIQRFKLRETRASVD is encoded by the coding sequence ATGCAGACGGGATCGAACACGAGCACGCTGATCGATGGATGGCTCGACGCCGGCTGGGCCGACCGGACCGTCCTCGTGACGGCCGAAGACGAAGCCTGGACGGCCGAGCGCCTCCATGCGGCCGTCTGTCGCGTCGGACGCCGCCTGGCGAGCGCCGGAATCGGTCGTGGAGACCGCATCCTGCTCGTTCTCGACGACACTCCCGCCTTCCCATCGGTGTTCTTGGGCGCCATGCGGATCGGGGCCGTCCCGGTGCCGGTGAACTTCCTCGCCAGACCGGACGACTTCGGCTATTTCCTCGACGACTCGGCCGCCAAGCTCGCCGTCGTCGACGGCGCCTTCCTCGAGAAGGTCACACCGCAGCTGGCCGGGCGCCCGGGCGTGCGACTTGCCGTCGCCAACGGCCCGGGCGACTGGTCCGTCGACGACTGGATAGCCTCGGGCGACTCCGAGCTCGATCCGGCAGATTCCGAGGACTCCGACCAGGCGTTCTGGTTGTACAGCTCCGGATCCACCGGCAACCCGAAGGGCGTGGTCCACACGCACGGGGACATCGCTGCCACCTGCAAGCTGTACGCCGAGCCGGTCCTCGGCATCGGTCCGGACGACGTCACGTTCTCGACGACGAAGATGTTCCATGCGTACGGCCTGGGCAACAACCTGTCGTTCCCGCTGTGGAGCGGGGCAACTGCCGTCTATTTGACGGGCAGGCCGACCTCCGACCGGATCCTGGAGAGAGTGGCGTCGCAGCGCCCGACGCTCTTCTTCACCGTTCCTGCGCTCTACAACGCGCTGCTGGCCGACCCCGGCTTCGGAGACGTCGATTGGGGATCCGTGAGGCTCGGCGTATCTGCCGCCGAGCCCCTGCCCCCCGAGATATGGAGGCGTTTTCACGACAGAACCGGGATCGAGATCCTCGACGGCGTCGGCTCGACGGAGATGCTCCACATCTATTGCTCGAACCGTGCGGGCGCGGTTCGCACCGGAACATCGGGTACCGCGGTCGCCGGGTACGACATCGAGGTCCGCGACCCCGACGGCAGGCCATGCCAGGCGGGTGAAGCCGGCGAGATGTGGGTGCGGGGCCCGAGCGCCCTCAGCTCGTACTGGAACCAGCCGCAACGCACCGCCGCCAAGATCCGAAACGGATGGTTCGCGTCCGGCGACCGGTACCACATGGACGAGGACGGTTTCTGCACCTACGAGGGCCGCGTCGACGACATGATGAAGGTCGGAGGCCTCTGGGTGAGCCCGATCGAGATCGAGAACCGCCTCATGGAGCACCCGGCAGTACGCGAGGCCGCCGTCGTCGGCGTCGAGATCGACCACCTCTCGCGGATCAAGGCGGTCCTCATCCCCGCCGAGCCCCCTGCCGCGGACGACCTCGTCCCCGAGTTGCAGGAGTGGTGCAAGGCTGGTTTGCAGCGGTACCAGTACCCGCACGTCGTCGAGTTCGTCGACGACTTTCCGAGAACGGCGACCGGGAAGATCCAACGCTTCAAGCTCAGGGAGACGCGTGCCTCTGTCGATTGA
- a CDS encoding 1,4-dihydroxy-2-naphthoate polyprenyltransferase has protein sequence MSAATGLRPWVLAARPATLWAGIAPVIVAGGLARGNGFRWDALAASAVVAVALQIGVNFANDVADAARGADTADRVGPARAVASGLISPERMRLGIAVMFGTAAAAGLYIYTLRGWPVIVIGAASMVAALGYTGGPVPYGYRALGELFVLVFFGFVATVGTYYAHTGAASSGSWFAGAAMGFLAAAILVANNVRDMATDAAAGKRTLAVVLGRSRNEQLFAASLAAAFASVTAAVLLGDAPAGTLLALLAIPLTVPLAATLRARQGRALIPVLEGTARLQLFVAVLYATGAIVFG, from the coding sequence ATGAGCGCCGCCACCGGCCTACGTCCCTGGGTACTCGCAGCAAGACCGGCCACCCTCTGGGCAGGAATAGCACCGGTCATCGTCGCCGGCGGGCTTGCCCGTGGCAACGGCTTCCGATGGGACGCGCTCGCCGCATCGGCAGTCGTCGCCGTTGCCCTCCAGATCGGCGTCAACTTCGCCAACGACGTCGCAGACGCAGCCCGGGGGGCCGACACGGCGGATCGCGTGGGACCGGCCCGGGCGGTGGCGTCGGGACTCATCTCACCGGAGAGGATGCGACTCGGGATCGCCGTCATGTTCGGCACCGCCGCGGCTGCAGGGCTGTACATCTACACGCTGCGAGGCTGGCCGGTCATCGTCATCGGAGCGGCGTCGATGGTCGCCGCCCTCGGCTACACCGGCGGCCCGGTTCCGTACGGATACCGGGCGCTGGGTGAGCTGTTCGTCCTGGTCTTCTTCGGCTTCGTGGCGACGGTGGGCACGTACTACGCCCACACCGGCGCCGCTTCCTCGGGGTCCTGGTTCGCCGGAGCCGCCATGGGATTCCTGGCGGCTGCGATCCTCGTGGCGAACAACGTTCGGGACATGGCGACGGACGCCGCCGCCGGCAAGCGGACCCTGGCGGTCGTGCTCGGCCGATCGCGGAACGAGCAGCTGTTCGCGGCGTCACTGGCGGCAGCATTCGCGTCGGTGACGGCAGCGGTCCTGCTCGGTGACGCCCCGGCGGGGACGCTCCTCGCCCTGCTGGCGATCCCGCTCACCGTCCCGCTCGCCGCCACCCTGCGAGCGCGCCAGGGCAGGGCGCTCATCCCTGTCCTCGAGGGCACGGCGCGCCTCCAGCTCTTCGTCGCGGTCCTATACGCGACCGGAGCGATCGTCTTCGGCTGA
- a CDS encoding M3 family metallopeptidase, translated as MLTDYSEITPHSMRRAVDQALSDADDLVAGAESAGAIRTFENSLSPLEEAATLVADAYGVGPFLARAHPDPEVRAAAIELEERLAKWRTDLVFRRGLYEAVTGYDTTDEAAALTGTKRRLLDFWKRDLRRAGHELPDAERARLQQLQERLVELEVHFATNLDAYEDWIVAGIDDLEGLPEDYVARLEDGDEPGTKKVTMAYPDYRPFMEQSNRRDLRQALQFKFWNRAVTDNRPLLEEAVRIRDEIAEVLGYATWAHYAIEVKMAKTPDAVFGFYDGIVPGLTKKAQQERDVLQARHEIEYPGDTMQSWDWTYHHTQQRKSDHGVDPVEVSAYFELEATIDGMFDITGDVLGLDYRRLDDASTWHQDVMVFEIRDRARDEAMAYFHADLFPRSGKFGHAAAFPLVYGKALPDATYRKPVAAILCNFTKPTADRPSLLTHDEAITLFHEFGHVLHFCLTTVDLIRFSGFDTEWDFVEAPSQIMEHWMWRPEVLQRFARHHETGEPIPTELVDRLIAARDLNTGLFSIRQVSLGMFDLALHANTGAKDLDAAQREAYAYTQLPFHEGTFSPASFGHLMGGYDAGYYGYLWSKVYGDDMFAAFEEAGVLDPVVGARYRTEVLARGGARDAMDHLRAFLGREPSSDAFLRNLGLD; from the coding sequence ATGCTGACCGATTACTCCGAGATCACGCCGCACTCGATGCGGCGCGCCGTCGACCAGGCGCTCTCCGACGCCGACGACCTGGTTGCCGGCGCCGAGTCCGCCGGCGCCATCCGCACCTTCGAGAACTCGCTGTCGCCGCTCGAGGAGGCGGCGACTCTCGTCGCCGACGCTTACGGAGTCGGACCCTTCTTGGCGAGAGCGCATCCCGACCCGGAGGTGAGGGCGGCGGCGATCGAGCTCGAGGAGCGGCTCGCCAAATGGCGCACCGACCTGGTCTTCAGGCGAGGACTCTACGAGGCCGTGACGGGGTACGACACGACGGATGAAGCGGCGGCTCTCACGGGCACGAAGCGCCGCCTCCTCGACTTCTGGAAGCGAGATCTTCGCAGGGCGGGCCACGAGCTCCCCGATGCCGAACGGGCCCGTCTCCAGCAGCTCCAGGAGCGTCTCGTCGAGCTGGAGGTCCACTTCGCCACCAACCTCGACGCCTACGAGGACTGGATCGTCGCAGGAATCGATGACCTCGAGGGGCTCCCGGAGGACTACGTCGCCCGCCTCGAGGACGGCGACGAGCCGGGCACGAAGAAGGTCACGATGGCGTACCCGGACTACCGGCCGTTCATGGAGCAGTCGAATCGGCGCGACCTGAGGCAGGCGCTCCAGTTCAAGTTCTGGAACCGGGCGGTGACGGACAATCGGCCGCTTCTCGAGGAGGCGGTGCGCATCCGCGACGAGATCGCCGAGGTGCTCGGGTATGCGACCTGGGCGCACTACGCCATCGAGGTGAAGATGGCCAAGACGCCCGACGCCGTGTTCGGCTTCTACGACGGGATCGTCCCGGGGCTCACGAAAAAGGCCCAGCAGGAGCGCGACGTGCTCCAAGCCCGCCACGAGATCGAATACCCCGGCGACACGATGCAGTCCTGGGACTGGACCTATCACCACACCCAGCAGCGCAAGAGTGATCACGGCGTCGATCCGGTCGAGGTGTCGGCGTACTTCGAGCTCGAGGCGACGATCGACGGCATGTTCGACATCACGGGCGACGTCCTCGGCCTCGACTACCGGAGGCTCGACGACGCCTCCACGTGGCACCAGGACGTGATGGTCTTCGAGATCCGCGACCGGGCACGGGATGAGGCGATGGCGTACTTCCACGCCGACTTGTTCCCGCGGTCCGGCAAGTTCGGACACGCGGCCGCCTTCCCGCTCGTGTACGGCAAGGCGCTCCCGGACGCTACGTACCGCAAGCCGGTGGCAGCCATCCTCTGCAACTTCACGAAACCGACCGCCGACCGGCCTTCTCTCCTCACCCACGACGAGGCCATCACGCTCTTCCACGAGTTCGGGCACGTCCTCCACTTCTGCCTGACAACGGTCGACCTCATCCGCTTCTCCGGGTTCGACACCGAATGGGACTTCGTCGAGGCGCCATCCCAGATCATGGAGCACTGGATGTGGCGCCCCGAGGTGCTGCAACGCTTCGCCAGGCATCACGAGACGGGAGAGCCGATCCCGACCGAGCTCGTCGACAGGCTCATCGCGGCACGTGACCTGAACACCGGCCTGTTCAGCATTCGCCAGGTGTCGCTCGGAATGTTCGACCTGGCCCTCCACGCCAACACCGGCGCCAAGGACCTCGACGCCGCCCAACGAGAGGCTTATGCGTACACCCAGCTCCCGTTCCACGAGGGCACGTTCTCACCTGCGAGCTTCGGTCACCTCATGGGTGGCTACGACGCCGGGTATTACGGCTACCTGTGGTCGAAGGTGTACGGGGACGACATGTTCGCCGCCTTCGAGGAGGCCGGAGTGCTCGATCCTGTCGTCGGCGCCCGCTATCGGACCGAGGTGCTGGCCAGAGGCGGGGCGAGGGACGCCATGGACCATCTGCGGGCCTTCCTGGGCCGCGAGCCGTCCAGCGACGCATTCTTGAGGAACCTGGGCCTCGACTGA